Proteins found in one Flavobacterium channae genomic segment:
- a CDS encoding M16 family metallopeptidase has translation MKKIIYIAASLFLTITMQAQDRPQPKPGPAPTININKPQSFVLKNGLKVLVVENHKLPRVSFNLTLDNPPYAEGNKKGVSDILSGMLGNGTEKIGKDAFNEEIDFLGANINFYASGASANGLSRYSKRILELMADGALNPLFDKSEFDKEKEKMIEGLKADEKSVTAIARRVENALVFGKDHYKGEYTSEETLKNVTLEDVILNYNTYFVPANAYLVIVGDVNFKEVKKEVERLFGTWKKATAPQLSYTSPKDVQYSQINFIDTPNAVQSEIALVNLSNLKMTDKEYFSVLLANQILGGGGEGRLFLNLREKHGWTYGAYSSIGAGKYINKFRSSASVRNTVTDSSVVEFFNELKRIRTELVSEEDLKNAKAKYVGNFVMQIEKPSTIAGYALNKETQGLPEDFYENYIKNINAVTAEDIKNAANKFFLTDKTRVVIVGKAGDVLPGLEAMSKKEKLPIFYFDKYGNPTEKPEVKKPIPAGVTAQSVLNNYISAIGGEKAVKNVKTLAVMSAGTVQGTPLELVVKTAPKKLGVEMKAMGMTMMKQVVNEKEAYMVQQGQRKDFKDQELKDMQDMAGNFKELSLLTDKDVTLTGIENINGTDAYAIKNGKSTYYYDVKTGFKVAEAKELEQGGQKMTQTTYYQDYKDVKGLKFPYKTIMNVGIEIELITTEVKINEGVTDADFK, from the coding sequence ATGAAAAAAATTATATACATAGCAGCCAGTTTATTTTTAACAATAACTATGCAAGCACAAGATAGACCACAACCAAAACCAGGACCAGCGCCTACTATTAACATTAACAAGCCACAAAGCTTTGTGCTTAAAAATGGCTTGAAGGTTTTAGTTGTTGAAAATCACAAATTACCTAGAGTTTCTTTCAATTTAACTTTAGATAATCCGCCTTATGCTGAAGGAAACAAAAAAGGTGTTTCTGATATTTTAAGCGGAATGTTAGGAAATGGTACTGAAAAAATCGGTAAAGATGCTTTTAATGAAGAAATCGATTTCTTAGGTGCTAACATTAACTTTTACGCATCTGGTGCGTCAGCAAACGGTCTTTCAAGATATTCAAAAAGAATTTTAGAATTAATGGCCGATGGTGCATTAAATCCATTATTCGATAAATCTGAATTCGACAAAGAAAAAGAAAAAATGATCGAAGGATTAAAAGCTGACGAAAAAAGCGTTACTGCTATTGCTCGTAGAGTTGAAAATGCTTTAGTTTTTGGTAAAGATCATTATAAAGGAGAATACACAAGTGAAGAAACTTTGAAAAATGTAACATTAGAAGATGTTATTTTAAATTACAACACATACTTCGTTCCTGCAAATGCTTATTTAGTAATTGTTGGAGATGTTAATTTCAAAGAAGTTAAAAAAGAAGTTGAAAGACTATTCGGTACTTGGAAAAAAGCTACTGCTCCTCAATTATCATATACTTCACCTAAAGATGTTCAATACAGTCAAATTAACTTTATTGATACACCAAATGCAGTACAATCTGAAATTGCTTTAGTTAACTTGTCAAACTTAAAAATGACAGATAAAGAATATTTTTCAGTTTTATTAGCTAACCAAATTTTAGGTGGTGGTGGAGAAGGAAGATTGTTCTTAAACTTACGTGAAAAACACGGATGGACTTATGGAGCTTATTCTTCTATCGGAGCTGGAAAATACATTAACAAATTCCGTTCTAGTGCTTCTGTGAGAAACACGGTTACTGATAGTTCAGTTGTTGAGTTTTTCAACGAATTAAAAAGAATCAGAACAGAATTGGTTTCAGAAGAAGATTTAAAAAATGCTAAAGCAAAATATGTTGGTAACTTCGTAATGCAAATCGAAAAGCCATCAACTATTGCTGGTTATGCTTTAAACAAAGAAACACAAGGTTTACCTGAAGATTTTTATGAAAACTACATTAAAAATATCAACGCGGTAACAGCAGAAGATATCAAAAATGCAGCAAATAAATTTTTCTTAACAGATAAAACAAGAGTTGTTATCGTAGGAAAAGCGGGTGATGTTTTACCAGGCTTAGAAGCTATGAGCAAAAAAGAAAAATTACCAATTTTCTACTTTGATAAATATGGTAATCCAACAGAAAAACCAGAAGTTAAAAAACCTATCCCTGCTGGTGTAACTGCTCAATCGGTTTTAAACAACTACATCAGTGCAATTGGTGGAGAAAAAGCAGTTAAAAATGTAAAAACATTAGCTGTTATGTCTGCTGGAACAGTACAAGGTACTCCTTTAGAATTAGTAGTAAAAACAGCTCCTAAAAAATTAGGTGTTGAGATGAAGGCTATGGGAATGACCATGATGAAACAAGTTGTTAATGAAAAAGAAGCTTACATGGTTCAACAAGGTCAAAGAAAAGATTTCAAAGACCAAGAGTTGAAAGATATGCAAGATATGGCTGGTAATTTCAAAGAATTATCTTTATTAACAGACAAAGATGTTACATTAACAGGAATTGAAAACATCAATGGAACAGATGCTTATGCAATTAAAAACGGAAAATCTACTTATTACTACGATGTAAAAACTGGATTTAAAGTTGCTGAAGCAAAAGAATTAGAGCAAGGTGGTCAGAAAATGACTCAGACAACATACTATCAAGATTATAAAGATGTAAAAGGATTAAAATTCCCTTACAAAACTATAATGAATGTAGGTATTGAAATTGAATTAATTACTACTGAAGTTAAAATTAACGAAGGTGTAACTGATGCTGATTTCAAATAA
- a CDS encoding DMT family transporter: protein MENNSTKWYLLVFLGCVWGSSFILMQLGLKGVNSIQLGSLRILFAALFLITVGFKHISKIPLHKWKYIALTSACGTFIPAFLFALALSKIDGSVSSILNSLTPLNTLLVGLLFFGINVQRRQILGVIIGFIGCVLLVLFGDGENTTENYYYAILIVIASIFYGINVNLIKKYLSDLKPLTISTGNFVVMFIPALVILYFTGFFDVVHEAKVQTSLGFIAILGVIGTGLSNILFFKLIQISSPVFASSVTYLIPVVAFGLGFLFMNESLSAIQLFGAFIVLIGVYFSSRK from the coding sequence ATGGAAAACAATTCAACAAAATGGTATTTATTGGTCTTTTTAGGATGCGTTTGGGGTAGTTCATTCATTTTAATGCAATTAGGATTAAAAGGAGTAAATTCGATTCAATTAGGAAGTTTGAGAATTCTTTTTGCAGCATTATTTTTAATTACTGTTGGATTTAAACACATATCAAAAATCCCATTACACAAATGGAAATACATTGCTTTAACATCTGCCTGTGGAACATTTATACCAGCATTTTTATTTGCTTTAGCACTATCTAAAATAGACGGATCTGTAAGTTCAATATTAAACTCGTTAACACCATTAAATACTTTGTTAGTTGGTTTGTTGTTTTTTGGAATAAATGTTCAAAGAAGACAAATCTTAGGAGTTATAATTGGATTCATTGGTTGTGTTTTATTAGTGTTGTTTGGTGATGGAGAAAATACTACAGAAAACTATTATTACGCCATTTTGATTGTAATTGCTTCTATCTTTTATGGTATTAATGTCAACTTAATTAAAAAGTATTTATCCGATTTAAAACCATTAACGATTAGCACTGGAAATTTTGTAGTTATGTTTATTCCCGCGTTAGTTATATTGTACTTCACTGGTTTTTTTGATGTTGTTCATGAAGCAAAAGTGCAAACTTCATTAGGATTTATTGCTATTTTAGGAGTTATAGGAACTGGCTTGTCTAATATTTTGTTCTTCAAATTAATCCAAATTTCATCACCTGTATTCGCTTCTTCTGTTACGTATTTAATTCCTGTTGTGGCTTTTGGATTGGGCTTTTTATTCATGAATGAGTCTTTATCAGCGATTCAATTATTTGGTGCATTTATTGTTTTAATTGGCGTTTATTTTTCGAGCAGAAAATAA
- a CDS encoding heavy-metal-associated domain-containing protein, whose amino-acid sequence MKNLKNIGFAFLVALSFASCKHENKEAAVEETKKETVSEADLAKMQTASFTIDGMTCAMGCAKTIENKLAGQEGVGQAVVDFDTKIATVKFDAEKQSLESLTKTIEGVAGGDSYKVTESKKM is encoded by the coding sequence ATGAAAAATTTAAAAAATATTGGTTTTGCTTTTTTAGTAGCGCTTTCTTTTGCAAGTTGTAAACACGAAAATAAAGAAGCTGCTGTAGAAGAAACTAAAAAAGAAACTGTTTCTGAAGCAGATTTAGCAAAAATGCAAACAGCAAGTTTTACTATTGACGGAATGACTTGTGCTATGGGTTGTGCTAAAACAATTGAAAACAAATTAGCGGGTCAAGAAGGTGTTGGTCAAGCTGTAGTTGATTTCGATACTAAAATTGCAACGGTTAAATTCGACGCAGAAAAACAATCCTTAGAATCATTAACAAAAACCATTGAAGGCGTTGCTGGTGGTGATTCTTACAAAGTAACAGAATCGAAGAAAATGTAA
- the gldD gene encoding gliding motility lipoprotein GldD encodes MIQNIVKLSCLGLFLSLVSCGDETLPKPKGQLSLEYPKAKYSKLNSDCSFTFDKNDLANITNKSCAFEINYPKMKATIYLTHKPVNNDIDKLLRDAQTLTYNHVVKADDISEQPFINDKKKVYGMFYEVGGNAATNAQFYVTDSTKNFIVGSVYFYAKPNFDSILPAAKYLKDDMRRIMETLEWK; translated from the coding sequence ATGATACAAAATATAGTAAAATTAAGTTGTTTGGGATTGTTTTTGAGTTTGGTTTCTTGTGGAGATGAAACCTTGCCAAAACCTAAAGGGCAATTAAGTTTAGAGTATCCGAAAGCAAAATATTCTAAATTAAATTCGGATTGTTCATTTACTTTTGATAAAAATGATTTAGCAAACATTACAAATAAATCATGTGCTTTTGAGATTAATTATCCGAAAATGAAAGCTACTATTTATCTTACGCACAAACCAGTAAACAACGATATTGACAAATTATTACGTGATGCACAAACGCTTACTTATAATCATGTAGTAAAAGCTGACGACATATCAGAACAACCATTTATTAACGACAAAAAGAAAGTGTATGGAATGTTTTATGAAGTAGGAGGAAATGCGGCTACAAATGCGCAGTTTTATGTAACTGATAGCACTAAGAATTTTATTGTTGGAAGTGTTTATTTTTATGCTAAGCCTAATTTTGATTCAATTTTACCTGCAGCAAAATATCTAAAAGACGACATGCGACGAATAATGGAAACATTAGAATGGAAATAA
- a CDS encoding gliding motility-associated protein GldE gives MDPDPASLLNTIDFEFLFGITAIVLLLICSAFISGSEVALFSLSQKDVDEILDKDFNKGTLISRLLEKPKKLLATILVANNFVNIAVVILFSSISGRFFNGIESSVLRFAVEVVLVTFFLLLFGEVLPKIYANRNNLFFSQKVVVPITILNNVLAPISVPMRNSILFIEKKLNVQKGNFSVDQLSQALELTSQSDTTDGEQKILEGIVTFGNTEVRQVMSPRIDVFALNIEESFEEIMPKIVEKGYSRIPVYRENIDQIEGILFIKDLIPHIDSDKFDWVNLLRQPFFVPENKKLDDLLKDFQGMKSHLAVVVDEYGGTSGIISLEDVLEEIVGDISDEFDDEDLIYSQIDEKNFLFEGKISLKDFYRILDVDENEFESKKGEAETLAGFLLEISGNFPKKRQKITFHNLIFTIENVDKRRIKQIKVTL, from the coding sequence TTGGATCCTGATCCTGCCAGTTTACTTAATACAATAGACTTTGAATTCCTTTTCGGAATTACAGCAATTGTTTTGCTACTTATTTGTTCTGCCTTCATTTCTGGCTCAGAAGTAGCGCTATTTTCACTTTCTCAAAAAGATGTCGATGAAATTCTTGATAAAGATTTCAATAAAGGCACTTTAATTTCAAGATTACTAGAAAAACCTAAAAAACTTTTAGCCACTATTTTAGTAGCCAACAACTTTGTAAATATTGCTGTAGTAATACTGTTCTCCTCTATAAGTGGTCGTTTTTTTAACGGAATTGAATCTTCTGTTTTACGATTTGCAGTAGAAGTAGTTTTGGTAACCTTTTTCCTGTTGTTATTTGGCGAAGTTTTACCTAAAATTTATGCTAATCGTAATAACTTATTTTTCTCTCAAAAAGTTGTTGTTCCTATCACAATTCTAAATAATGTATTAGCACCTATAAGTGTTCCTATGCGAAACAGTATTCTTTTTATTGAAAAGAAATTAAATGTTCAAAAAGGAAATTTTTCGGTAGACCAACTTTCACAAGCACTAGAATTGACTTCACAATCCGATACGACTGACGGTGAACAAAAAATTCTTGAAGGAATTGTAACGTTTGGAAACACTGAAGTTAGACAAGTAATGAGTCCTCGTATTGATGTTTTTGCTTTAAATATTGAAGAATCATTTGAGGAAATTATGCCTAAAATTGTTGAGAAAGGCTATTCACGAATTCCAGTTTATAGAGAAAATATCGACCAAATAGAAGGAATTTTATTTATTAAAGATTTGATTCCTCACATTGATAGCGACAAATTTGATTGGGTAAATTTACTTCGTCAACCTTTCTTTGTTCCTGAAAATAAAAAATTAGACGATTTATTGAAAGATTTTCAAGGAATGAAAAGTCATTTAGCTGTTGTGGTTGATGAATATGGCGGAACATCAGGAATTATTTCATTAGAAGACGTATTGGAAGAAATTGTTGGTGATATCAGCGACGAATTTGACGATGAAGATTTGATTTATTCTCAAATTGATGAAAAAAATTTCTTGTTTGAAGGAAAAATTAGCTTGAAAGATTTCTATCGAATATTGGATGTTGATGAAAATGAATTTGAAAGTAAAAAAGGGGAAGCAGAGACTTTAGCTGGATTTTTACTTGAGATATCAGGAAATTTTCCTAAAAAAAGACAAAAAATAACGTTCCATAATCTTATTTTTACCATCGAAAACGTCGATAAGAGAAGAATAAAACAAATAAAAGTTACGTTATAG
- a CDS encoding single-stranded DNA-binding protein, protein MNGTLNKVILIGHLGDEVKMHYFEGGNCIGRFPLATNEVYINKTTGEKITSTEWHNIVVRNKAAEICEKYLSKGDKIYIEGRIKSRQWQAEDGATKYTTEIQVTEFTFLTTKKETDLSKSSLPTGSAPEDF, encoded by the coding sequence ATGAACGGAACATTAAATAAGGTAATCTTAATAGGTCATTTGGGTGATGAAGTTAAGATGCATTACTTTGAAGGAGGCAATTGCATTGGTCGCTTTCCTTTAGCAACAAACGAAGTTTACATCAACAAAACTACTGGAGAAAAAATCACTTCAACAGAATGGCACAATATTGTTGTACGCAATAAAGCAGCCGAAATCTGTGAAAAATATCTTTCAAAAGGAGATAAAATTTACATCGAAGGAAGAATCAAATCACGTCAGTGGCAAGCCGAAGATGGCGCAACAAAATATACAACCGAAATTCAGGTAACCGAATTTACTTTTTTAACTACTAAAAAAGAAACCGATTTAAGTAAATCTTCTTTACCAACAGGTAGCGCACCAGAAGATTTTTAA
- the mutY gene encoding A/G-specific adenine glycosylase, giving the protein MEFSNSLIHWYLQNKRDLPWRNTTNPYWIWLSEIMLQQTRVAQGLPYFLTFTEAFPTIFDLAKADEEQVLKLWQGLGYYSRARNLHATAKYIAFELNGEFPSSYKELLKLKGVGEYTAAAIASFSYNEPVAVLDGNVFRVLSRYFNVDSDISLPKTKTEFQNLAQEVLAKDNPALFNQAIMEFGALQCVPKNPDCNSCVLNSSCAGLQNKRVDELPVKNKKIKITKRYLNYLVLKDLDNKMIVQKREGKGIWENLYEFPLLETKTQLSDSEAINQIEDLDFFNLKPSEIIVLNPNIIVHKLSHQHLHIRFVELHFDSKLPDSKSISEIEKLPFPIVIHNFMASNYFNSL; this is encoded by the coding sequence ATGGAATTTTCTAACTCTTTAATTCATTGGTATTTACAGAACAAGCGCGATTTGCCGTGGCGAAACACAACCAATCCCTACTGGATTTGGCTGTCTGAAATCATGCTTCAACAAACGCGAGTAGCGCAAGGTTTACCCTATTTTTTAACATTTACCGAAGCTTTTCCAACCATTTTTGATCTTGCAAAAGCAGATGAAGAACAAGTTTTAAAATTGTGGCAAGGACTTGGCTATTATTCAAGAGCAAGAAATTTACATGCTACAGCTAAGTATATTGCCTTTGAATTAAATGGAGAATTTCCATCATCTTATAAAGAATTATTAAAACTTAAAGGAGTTGGTGAGTACACAGCAGCTGCCATTGCTTCTTTTTCATATAACGAACCGGTTGCTGTTTTAGATGGAAATGTCTTTCGTGTTCTAAGCAGATACTTTAATGTTGACAGTGATATTTCGTTACCAAAAACAAAAACCGAATTTCAGAATCTAGCTCAAGAAGTTCTTGCAAAAGACAATCCCGCTCTATTTAATCAGGCGATTATGGAATTTGGTGCATTGCAATGTGTTCCTAAAAATCCCGATTGCAATTCTTGTGTTCTAAATTCGAGTTGCGCTGGTTTACAAAATAAAAGGGTTGATGAATTACCAGTAAAGAATAAAAAAATTAAAATCACAAAACGCTATCTAAATTACCTTGTTTTAAAAGATTTAGACAACAAGATGATAGTTCAAAAAAGAGAAGGAAAAGGAATTTGGGAAAATCTTTATGAATTCCCACTTCTTGAAACTAAAACACAACTAAGTGATTCTGAAGCGATAAATCAAATTGAAGATTTGGATTTTTTCAATCTTAAACCAAGTGAAATTATTGTTTTGAATCCTAATATTATTGTCCACAAATTATCGCATCAACACTTACATATTCGTTTTGTAGAACTTCATTTCGATTCCAAATTACCTGATTCAAAATCGATTAGCGAAATTGAAAAATTACCTTTTCCTATTGTAATTCATAATTTTATGGCTTCAAATTATTTTAATTCGCTTTAA
- a CDS encoding HU family DNA-binding protein, with translation MRKKMTKADIVAKISEKLGLEKGDVQATVETFMEEVKNSLETGDNVYLRGFGSFIIKTRAEKTGRNISKNTTIKIPAHNIPAFKPAKVFVESVKEKTEVTV, from the coding sequence ATACGAAAGAAAATGACGAAAGCAGATATCGTAGCGAAAATTTCAGAGAAATTAGGACTTGAAAAAGGAGATGTTCAAGCAACAGTTGAGACTTTTATGGAAGAAGTGAAAAACTCGTTAGAAACTGGTGACAATGTTTATTTAAGAGGTTTTGGAAGTTTTATTATCAAAACAAGAGCTGAAAAAACTGGAAGAAACATTTCTAAAAACACTACAATTAAAATCCCTGCTCACAACATTCCAGCATTTAAACCAGCAAAAGTGTTTGTTGAAAGCGTTAAAGAAAAAACAGAAGTTACAGTATAA
- a CDS encoding Rne/Rng family ribonuclease yields MNKELIIRSGSDAVDFALLKDGKLIELHKEEEKQSNFAVGDIFIAKIRKPVAGLNAAFVNLGYEKDAFLHYHDLGPNLSSLMKFIKLVSAGKLKDYSLKNFPFEAEIDKDGAITDILSANQSVLVQVVKEPISTKGPRISSEISLAGRYVVLVPFSDRVSVSQKIESREEKDRLKRLVQSIKPKGFGVIVRTVAEGKKVAELDKDLQTLLDRWSAMCRRLQTAHHPSKVLGELNKASSILRDVFNDTFTGIHVDDEDLYLETKEYLQEIAPDKVSIVKHYQSKELPLFEKYNIERQIKTSFGKTVSMSKGAYLIIEHTEALHVIDVNSGNRSSKATSQEDTALEVNMIAAAEIARQLRLRDMGGIIVVDFIDMQNPENRKVLYDFLKEEMSDDKAKHKILPPSKFGLIQITRQRVRPEVNIKTREEDPNKENGEIEAPILIIDKIASDLERIIKDHKKVVLNAHPFVAAYLTKGFPSLRSKWFFEYKKWVKIIPRDAYTYLEYHFFDRQGNEIK; encoded by the coding sequence ATGAACAAAGAGTTAATTATTCGATCAGGTTCAGACGCTGTAGATTTTGCCTTATTAAAAGATGGAAAACTAATTGAATTACACAAAGAAGAAGAAAAGCAAAGCAATTTTGCGGTAGGTGATATTTTTATTGCCAAAATACGCAAACCTGTTGCAGGATTAAATGCTGCATTTGTAAACTTAGGATATGAAAAAGATGCTTTTTTGCATTATCATGATTTAGGTCCGAATTTATCTTCTTTGATGAAATTTATTAAACTTGTAAGCGCAGGTAAATTAAAAGATTATTCACTCAAAAATTTTCCTTTTGAAGCTGAAATTGATAAAGATGGTGCTATAACCGACATTCTAAGTGCCAATCAATCAGTTTTAGTTCAAGTAGTAAAAGAACCTATTTCCACAAAGGGTCCTAGAATTAGTTCTGAGATTTCTTTAGCAGGTAGATATGTAGTTTTAGTTCCTTTTTCAGATCGTGTTTCTGTTTCTCAAAAAATAGAATCAAGAGAAGAAAAAGATCGATTAAAACGATTGGTTCAATCTATCAAACCAAAAGGATTCGGTGTTATTGTGAGAACAGTAGCCGAAGGCAAAAAAGTAGCCGAACTTGATAAAGATCTGCAAACACTGTTAGACCGCTGGTCGGCAATGTGCAGAAGATTACAAACTGCTCATCATCCATCAAAAGTATTAGGAGAACTTAATAAAGCTTCTTCAATCTTAAGAGATGTTTTTAATGATACCTTTACTGGGATTCATGTAGATGATGAAGATTTGTATCTTGAAACGAAGGAGTATTTGCAAGAAATAGCTCCCGATAAAGTGTCTATCGTAAAACACTATCAGTCTAAGGAACTGCCTCTTTTTGAGAAATACAATATTGAACGACAAATAAAAACGTCTTTTGGAAAAACAGTTTCCATGAGCAAAGGTGCTTATTTGATTATTGAACATACAGAAGCTTTACACGTTATTGATGTAAACAGCGGAAATCGTTCAAGCAAAGCAACTAGCCAAGAAGATACTGCTCTAGAAGTAAATATGATTGCTGCAGCTGAAATTGCACGTCAATTACGACTTAGAGACATGGGCGGAATTATTGTTGTGGATTTTATTGATATGCAAAATCCAGAAAATCGTAAAGTATTGTACGATTTCTTAAAAGAAGAAATGAGTGACGATAAGGCCAAGCATAAAATCTTGCCCCCTAGTAAATTTGGATTAATTCAAATTACTAGACAAAGAGTTAGACCAGAAGTTAATATTAAAACAAGAGAAGAAGACCCTAATAAAGAAAACGGGGAAATTGAAGCTCCAATTTTAATTATTGACAAAATAGCATCTGACCTTGAACGCATTATTAAAGACCATAAGAAGGTTGTTCTAAACGCACACCCTTTTGTGGCAGCATACCTTACTAAAGGTTTTCCATCCTTACGTTCGAAATGGTTTTTCGAATATAAGAAATGGGTGAAAATTATACCTCGTGACGCTTACACGTATCTTGAATATCATTTCTTTGATAGACAAGGAAATGAAATTAAATAA